ACCTCTTATTGGTCAAGGTGTGGGGACATCCACATGTACTGTCACTGACAGTTTAAACTGCTATAGCTTttcaggggggaggggtgggaaatcTGGCATTCTCTACGGATGCCCAACAATTAATTCGGCCCAACAATTAATTCTACTTCTAAGAACTTATTCAAAAGAAACAAGTATGCAAAGCTATACATACTAGGATGTCCAACATGGTACcacttaaaatacaaaacatgtGAAAAAGCATAAACATGCACCAATAAAAGTCGTGTTATATGTTCATAATGGAAATTCTCTGTAGCCATTAAGAAGTGATCACATGGCTATttgttaaaacagaaaaatgttaatcATATACAATTAGATAAAAATCTAAGTATggctaaaaaaggaaaaatagccaAATGTTCTCTCTGCGGGATGGCTTATATGTTTCCTTTGCTATCTCaattgtttctgtattttctgaagttttttccAATGTAcatataatacttttataaacCAAAATACCAAAGAATTCCACGtgagcaggaaaacaaaaacaagtccACACATTGGCTACTCAGAGTTGCCTTATCCCTCAAACTAGCACTATAGGGAGTGGACAGCACTTGCTAGGATTCTCCTTTAGAATCTTCCTGTACACCCCCACCACTATTATTACTGCTATTAGTAACTACGTAGCTCACGTTAGCTTATCTGGTGCCAAAAAAAACCCTTGTAGAGTATCAAGGTAATTATTATTCCCAATTTTTCAGGCGAGGAACTGATTCTGAGAGGTTAGATGCACTGTCCAAACCCACAATGTCCTATTCACAGCTGGGTCTTCTGATCTCCAATTCGAAGGTTTTATTGCTACACGTGAAACACAGAAGAGAGGCTGAGCATGTGGTCACTGTGGTCATACTGAGCCCAAACTCCTATTCAAATTACCTACCAACTCTACACCTTAGTATGCTCATCTTAAAATTGGATTAAAATAATACTGAGTTCCCGTGGTTTGTTAGGAGGATTCATACAACAGCGTCTAGCACACAGCTAACACTGTTTGCATTTAAGCTGGTGAGAAAATAAGTTGCATACCATGCGAGCAAATCTCTGGGCTTCGGTCACACGTTCTGTCAGCATCATAACCTCATCATCCTGTGTTGGAAACACAGGCAATTTCTTCCCAATTAAGTGTTCTATGCGCTGGAAGAGTTCCACATCATACCTGAAGAAGGAAAATTGGCATGGCTTTGGTTGGCTGACAATGCAAATGTCTGTCCATTCCAAAAGTATACATTATGTGATATGATGCAACAGGAGCCAGTTTTAAACAATACCAAATCCATTATTCCTCTTCAGAATAATGATTACATGCCATCTTCTGTACAGTCCACTAGAAACTGGCCAATGTATTCTTTACTCCCAGAAAAACCCTGGCTAcataaaaatttgttcttttagaaacaaaaccagaataatTATTCTAATACTTTGAGTTGAGGGAAAGGTCACTGCGCTCCAGCTTCAGCAGCTGAAAAAAACAGCAGGGGTTTCTTTGTGTGCTTCTGTGTGCCAAACACCATACTACATCTTCTACATGTGTATCACCAACCTTCATTAAGACCCTGCCAGGtaggtattatttccattttacaaatgatgaaaacAGCATGAGGGAGGTTAAGGGACGATTAGAGCAAATGGCGAAGTCAGGCGCCGAGTCAGTCGGCTCCAAagctctgctcttttctctccatGGTTCTGCCCCTAAAGTCAATTCACTTACTGTGTGACAAAGGTGATAGCCTTTCCCGAACGCCCAGCTCGAGCAGTTCGACCTACTCGATGGATATAATCCTGAAACAAAAAGTGTAAATGtgagttacataaaatataaacaaaaaactaTGAACGTAGTTTTACCacaaatctttgaaagaaaatagaCTTGTGCTGAAACATGGAAAAATGGAATGGGCAATAGATTGAGATAAAtctacttcctctttttttttaagattttatttattatttatttgagagagagagagcaagccatgagcagggggaaggagaagctccctgctgagcagggagcccaacatggggctcgatcccaggactctgggatcatgacccacgctgaaggcagatacttaacccactgagccaccgaggtccccgtatttcctcttttttattctcCTTGCAGCACtaaattgacttttttcttttcttttacagaaaGACAAATCTAAAGTGTATCCACATGGTCTAGAGGAAAACAGCACTGGATCTAGAGGCAGACCTAGATTATGGTTCTGGTCTTACCACCTACCAGCTACACCACTGTCTCCAAGTCACACAGTCTCTCTGAATTGGTTTCTCTCTATAGAACAGGATAGAAATGCATGCACAAACTCAGAGTCAATGTCAAAATCAAATGAGACAGCAGTTAAACACAAAGCCAATAGATATTAGTTGTTTTGGGGGCAATTTTGTCCTCACCACGGAATATTTGGAAATGTCAAAAAACATATCTTGTTGTCACAATGTCACCTGTGTGTAGAGGCCAGGAATGCAActaagcatcctacaatgcaAAGGAcagccccacagcaaagaatCTGCTCGCCCAAATCGTTAATGGTGCCAAAGCTGAGAAACCCTGAGATACGCTAAGAACTAAGAGCTTACCATCCTGAAGAAATGAGACTGACAAAGATCAGCATATGCTGCACCTACCCCTCTGGCTGTAAGCACCCAATACCTCTCTTTGGCTACCTTCTTTCACGTTTATTAATATCACATCTTCAAGCACGTGCAAGataaagagaatgaataaatcaagAGCTTTCCCAGTTTTTGATACTTAACtgaggacaaaataaataaataaataaaatgacattgcGACTAAGGAGGGACAGAGAATACTCCATTAAGAAATacactttgggggcacctgagtggctcagttggttaagtgtctgccttcggctcaggtcatactCCCAGAgttcagggatcgagccccacaccaggctccctactcagcggggggagtctgcctctccctctccctctgctcctcccaccactcaactcactctctctcaaataaataaataaatcttaaaaaaaaaaaaaagaggggcacccaggtggctcagtcgttaagcatctgccttcggctcaggtcatgatcccagggtcctgggatcgagccccacatcaggctccccgctcagcaggaagccgcttctccctctcccactccccctgcttgtgttccctctctcgctatgtctctgtcaaataaataaataaaatctttaaaaaaaaaaaaaaagaaagaaatacactttggctacaatggaatattattcaaccataaaaaagaattgaatcttgccatctgcaacaacagaCATTGActttaaggacattatgctaagtgaaataagtccgagaaagacaaatactgtatgagctAACTtacatgtgcaatctaaaaagaaaaaaacaacaacaacaaactgagCTCATGATACAGAGGACAGATCTGGTGGCTGCCAAAGGTGGAAATAATGGGGGTCGTGGATAAACTGGGTGAAAGGGGTCAAAAAGCACAAACTTCGAGTTACAAAGTAAGTCAGTCATGGGGCTGTAACACACAGCCTGGCGCACAGCCTGgcgactacagttaataatactgtatcacaCATCTGAATGCCGCTAAGAGAGTACAgtttaaaagttctcatcccaaggagggtacctgggtggctcagttggttaagcgactgccttcggctcaggtcatgatcctggagtcccgggatcgagtcccgcatcgggctccctgctcagcagggagtctgcttctccctctgaccctcccccctctcatgctctatctcattctctctctcaaataaataaaatatttaaaaaataaaataaataaaagttctcatcccaaggaaaaaaaattcgTAACCATGTATGgggacagatgttaactagacttgtggcaatcatttcatgATATATGCAAATATCATATCATTACGTGgcacaactgaaactaatgttatatgtcaattatacctcaattttaaaaaaagaaataaatatactcTGGGACTAGAAAGTCAGGTCAGCGACAGGACTTACCTTGGAATGGGTAGGAATGTCAAAGTTAACAACTACATCCACATGAGGTATGTCCAAACCTCGGCTTGCAACATCAGTTGCTAGAAGAATAGAACGAGCCTTTGCCTTAAACTTATTAAGGGATCCTAGGCGTTTGCTCTGAGatgatgaaaagaaatggaaaaaattttaatcttgGAACGCTAAGGAATCTTAGAATTTAGTGTCTATCTTGATAGACACACTAAATTAAGAACAGAGACAGAAATTTTCAAAAGGATGTTTCCCCCTAAATCCAGACTGGACTTCACAGGTCAAAAGGAAACATGGAAGcaacacaaaaaatatttaagactaaGGCTAGAAAATACTAACATGAGATAAGGATGATTTATCATGATAGagagttgaaaaataatttattaaaactcTTTTGAGACCAAAGAATCACTATTACCACTAGAGGGTTGAATAAATCAACTCAAGAGCTTCCATAGCAGATAAATAACTATGGAATATTCCAATTTGAGCCTCTCGCTAtcatggaaggaaggaggcatcCAAAGCAACACTTTAAAGCCCATAAAAATCTGAATAATTCTGGGAAGATAAATTAATGTCTCATGTTGTTTTTGTATGGATCTACTGCTATAAAGTTTACCCTTCTCATGCCACCAGCTCACTACTAATGACACCAAAGAATCTTTACCTGACTCATCTGTCCATGGAGGGGGATGGCAGTGAATCCAAGATTTCGGAGTAGCAAAGCTGTTCTCTGAGTATTGTTACAGGTGCTGCAGAATATCATAAAGGAGTTTCCAGCCAATTCATTTAGAATATAAACCAGGTAGGTATCCTAAGTTACAAACCCAAAACAATGTAAGTAATTGAACCTAGAAGAAAAGACTGGAGTCCTGGgcatataaattatgtaaaagaCTAAGCCTATATATAGTTGCTTCTCAATTTTCCAGACTCCAGCTGCCAGTTTTGCATTCCTGAAAGCAGCATTATCATGTCTGTGAACAACGAATCTCACATACAGCCTAAAGTCAAACACAACTCCTTGTATTGAGCAACCAGGAAAAGTCCCTACATCAAAGCACAAAACTAGGGTCCCTGCCTATAAAAAAGAAGCCACATAATTAGTAGACAAAAGAAAAGCTACTTCAAGAATGGGGCTGGAAAGGAATTACATCATTATTGTGGTTTAGCATGCTATGAATTCCCGGAATGTCTGACTTTATCAGTGATAAAATAGAAGCACAGTAAGCGCTCTAAAACAAACAGGAGCACAGCTCTTAGCTAATCAAAAGTGGACACACTTTCAGGTGCTTTGCttaggaaggagagggagaggcaggaatgATCAAAGTAAACACTTTACCTTGAATttagaaggaataaaaagataatattgcTGTAATTTCTCAACTGTCTGGTATTTGGAGGAAACAGCGCATTTCACAGGATTCTTCAGGGCTGCTCGCTGAAGTTTTTGCACCTACAGAAAGAAAACTTGGGAGTAGTACACTGATTCTTAAatactctatttttattattgttattgtttttatttatcacttaataaagaaaaaaacgtTAAGTCCTAGAAAATTTCACCTTCTTGGTCATGGtggcagaaaagagaaatgttttccGATCTCGGGGAATCACTTTGAGGATCTTGTCAACCTAAGGCACAAAGAAGAAAGGATACCAATATAACATTTAGACTGGACACTTGCAAATACTCtttgtgaaggagagagagagtaaataTCACTGTGGGAATCTGGCGACtcaaaaattcaattcaattcagctaaaatttactgaatatttactttttgatACCATACcagatgctattttaaaaaatgccattcaGAGAAAAGAAGTTTAAATCAGAGTCGAGCTAATCtaagagaaaagtcaagaaaagtGTTCATCAACTAAGTAAGCTATGATGAGTGGGTCAGCTATGATGACAGAAAAGTAAAGATATTTCAAAGTCTATGAAAGAGGTATAAATCAAATGAAATGGAAGGGAACTCTGGCTGAAACTTCTCATGTCTGAAATCAAAGTCAAACTACATTCTAAAGAGGCACTGACAATGTGAAGAGCACCAAGAATGAGAAAAGGCAGCAGAGATGTTTAAATTAATTGATGATGATACAGGGCTCCATATAAAGCAGGTGTGCAATGAACCAAATTTTGAAACAGGGCACCTGAGATGCCCtaagaggaggaaagaaaccGAATGCTCACTTCTGTCTCAAAATCCATATTCAGTATTCGGTCTGCTTCATCCATGACCAAGTATTTGAGAGCTCTTAAGTTGAAACCTTTTGTATTTTCCAAGTGGTCAATCAATCGACCAGGAGTTGCTATCAAGAAAGGTTGAGGAGAAAGAGGGTGTTTAAGAAcaaggacaaaaaagaaagttatcaaccaccccacctcccccaacccccaaatttcagaaattaaaaaaattaaacagggtCACAAAAATCCTTTCTTCAAACTCTTTCCACACAAACAAGTTACACCCAATATAGGTCAGTTTTCTTCAATTCATCATCACCAGTGCCTTTTACCTTTGTCAATTACTCACCTATTATTATGTGTGGTTTTTTAGccagggccagagattgggacATTGAATCAATTCCACCTACAATCAcagctggagaaataaaaagaatatagaagagagaggctttattttttccatagttCACGGAACATCTTTTAAAGCCAGTGCTAGATTTCTACTTAAGTTTTTCTTCCTGTACAACGTTCCCCAAAGCTAAAATACCAAATTGGCTCTTAAGGTCAATGAACTCATGTTGATAACACTTTCTTCTATTCTCCTTTTATACTCATTCTCAACTTGTGAAAAaactctgtgattttttttcctctcagacaCTTACCACTTTGCACACCAATAGAAGACCCCAGGGCTTCAAACTGCTCTGAGATCTGAAAGGCCAACTCTCGAGTGGGTGTGAGAACTAACGCAAACAAACGCTGAGGCGTCTCCAGCAGGGCATTCAAAATGGGCAAAGCAAAGGCCCCTGTTTTTCCAGAGCCAGTTTCTGCCAGCCCGATGATATCACGacctagaaagaaaaagaaaacatctaaaaCCAAAGAAATGCTCTCTACATTATTTCCGTATTTTCTACAATGACCCAATGTGACCACAAAGGAGACAAAGAATAAACATTTGATGaactggagggagaggaaggctgAATAGACAGAAGACATGGTCTCGTCCTAGATAAGCTCAAAATCTGGGCATGACATACACAAAGATGGTATGTGctaaggactttaaaaaataggCCCCTCCAAAATACAATGAGAACCACAAAGGAAGGAGTAACTTACTGCCCACAGGAGTCAAGAAAGGCTAACAGAGGTGATGGGTAAATTAAATCTGGAcgtaaagaaagaaaggaaggacacTGCTATATGAGGACAGAGGATGGAGGCTTTAAAGAACACAGCATGTGCAGGGAGAATGAGAAGTACAATATGGCCGGAACACAGAAGTGTtaaggaggggaaagggagaagaattaGGCTAGAAAGGACACTCATAAGCCATGCTAGGGACTTTTGATGTCTTCCTTTAAGAGGGAGgaactgaaggattttaagcagggaacATCATGATCAATGTTATTCCTTAGGAAGAGAAACCCTAGGCCTGATGGCATAAAGGGCCAAAGAGCTCAACACATTGCTTCTTCTGAGGGAAGAATGCCATAAGCAATCCCTTAAGAAGAGGTCCCCGGGGTTTGTTATCACCAATCAAGCCACAGCTATAAGATTTGGAAATTAACTCCCAAAGCAAGACCACCATCTCTAGGCTGGCTGGCTACAGCTCACAAGGTAGCTTGCACTAGAACAGGACCCCCTGGGAATGCTTCTTAGTAAAAATGCCCTCCACCAGTTGATGCTCACATTGTTCCTTGACTGTATACAACTGCTGAGATTTCCTTACCTCGAGATTAACCCTACAATAAACTCCTTTTCCCTGAGGTTAGCTGAACATGACTCTCTTCTTTATGACCTAAAATGACCCAAACAGACAGAATGCGGAACACACAGGAAAATGAGAGCTCAATGACAATACCAGGAGAGTTATGATGGTGGTCTGAACTGAGGCAAGGCAGTAAGGCCAGAAACAAGTGAGATGTAGAAAGTCGTGCAAGGAAATGTGGCTGACACGTGGGTTTCTAGCTTGGGAAACTCGAAGACCATAAATTGAGATAAGGGCTTCCAGAAAATTAGTTCTGGTGAGGAAAACAATGACTCTGGTTTGAACATAGGGAACTTGAGGTTTATGCCATATGCTCagagaaaaatatctaaaaaccAGTTGGACATACTTGTTCGGAGCTCAGCAGAGAAGTGTAGACTAGAAACAGAGACATGGGAGCCATGAGCATCGTAACAGTGGTGCTCCCCCAAGGGCAGACACATTAGAATAATCCATgagatttttacatctgtgtatACCTAGGTCACACATGTAGAAATTcggattcagtaggtctagaAATCTCTATTGTTTTACAAGTtccacaggtgattctgatgagcactggctgaGATTCACTGATGCAGACTGTTAAAGCTTCAGGACTGCATGAGAAATCTTACTAGTGTTTTAGAGTGAGAAAAAAAGGATGAAGATAGATTTAACATTGCAAGGAAAAAGGAACGAGAATAAACTGAGAAAGAACAGCTAGAAAGACAGAAGACAATACTGACTTGAAATTGAGGAGAATGAGGGCTTCAGGAGGAGAGTGACTGATTtcaaacagaacagaacaggCTTTTCAATATTCATCTCTTAGACATTAATCACTTAAACTAGGAAAGGCCATGGCAGATCAAACAACAGCATAGTCTAGCGAATGCTACCCTTTACCCTTCTAATAGTAACATCAATGTTTTCCATATAGAAGTACAGGTGTAGATACGAATTATAAGTCAGACCAGACAATGGGCTAATTTTGTTAAGGTCACAAAAACAAGTAACAATATAGGGGTAAAATTTCTCCCTCGTTTACTAACTTTAATGTTCCTCTTGGTCGTAGGGTAAGTGACAATGAACTGCAACAGCATACACCTATTTGTGAACTACGGGCTTCCAAAGCTTTTTATTCCCCAGCTCTGTGGGGATTCTGCACTCCCTGCCGCCGGGGGTAAAGCATGCCTTctggaacaggaaaaaaacaaaaacaaaaagagtggGACCTGTCCTCCTTTTCTGTCAGGGGAAAtcttaaaattttggaagaaaggaGTATACAAGAAA
The sequence above is drawn from the Zalophus californianus isolate mZalCal1 chromosome 9, mZalCal1.pri.v2, whole genome shotgun sequence genome and encodes:
- the DDX47 gene encoding probable ATP-dependent RNA helicase DDX47 → MRTKTTFPSIPRAANPLPECAEDMAAPEEHDSATEAPQPAVQEEETKTFKDLGVTDVLCEACDQLRWTKPTKIQIEAIPLALQGRDIIGLAETGSGKTGAFALPILNALLETPQRLFALVLTPTRELAFQISEQFEALGSSIGVQSAVIVGGIDSMSQSLALAKKPHIIIATPGRLIDHLENTKGFNLRALKYLVMDEADRILNMDFETEVDKILKVIPRDRKTFLFSATMTKKVQKLQRAALKNPVKCAVSSKYQTVEKLQQYYLFIPSKFKDTYLVYILNELAGNSFMIFCSTCNNTQRTALLLRNLGFTAIPLHGQMSQSKRLGSLNKFKAKARSILLATDVASRGLDIPHVDVVVNFDIPTHSKDYIHRVGRTARAGRSGKAITFVTQYDVELFQRIEHLIGKKLPVFPTQDDEVMMLTERVTEAQRFARMELREHGEKKKRTREAAGDNDDMEGAMGVRNKVAGGKMKKRKGR